The genomic window ACCGTGGCGAAACAGATAGGCAGCAAGTAGTATATTCCACGAAAGACCAAAAGCGATCCAAGGATAGAAGAAGCCGGTAGCGTGGGCGAAAGGAAGACGATGAATACGGTTTCAATAATCCCAAGTCCGCCGGGAACCTGGCTTACTAACGTTGCTATTTGGGACAGAACAAAGATACCAAGAATCTTGAGATAAGACAATTTTTCCATAGAGGGAAGCAGGACGTAAAGCACGCTTCCGTTCAATATCACATCAAGGCATGCAATTACGGTTGAAGAAAGAGAGAACTTTAGCGAAGGAATGGAAAACTCCCATTTCAGAACCCTGAGAGGTTTCTTTCTCATGGCGCTGAATAACAGGTATCCGGTAATAAAAACGAGGAAGAATATCCCAAGATGCGGTTCTGACACAAAACGGAGGTGAATCAATGCAGGAATTCCTAGTGGTTCTGAAAGAAAAACAATTCCACCTATGGTGAAGATGCCCAGCCAATAGCTTAAACCACTAAAAATGACAATTTTGGTGACGTCAATCGCAGAAAGTCCCCACGCTGAGTAGAGCCGGTAACGGATTGCGGCGTGCATGGGTGTGCCAACGCTATTGCTGAAGGCATAACCGATGAAACCGGCGGTGGCAAGCTTGTTATACCCCAGCGGGCGATGTACATAGCGGAGTGCAACGGATTCATACTCTATCATTGCTAAATAACTAAACACGGTAAGCACTAGGGCAACGAGAAGATGAGAAGCCGGGATTGTTTTCAGTTGATGTAGGACATCCTGATAATGATACTCCTTTAGTTCATAACGGAGCACATACAGTGCGGCGGCAAAGAGTAAGAGGCCAAATAGAGCGCCAAGACTTTGGAGGAGCTTTTTTTTCATAGCGAATGCGTAATTCAGACATTATTAGTTTACCATAGCGAGACAAGCAACTCTTGAACTCAATCCCTCTGCAAATACAATGGAAACTATCTGAAACGTGCAAATCTATCGGTATTGCTTGTTAATCCGCATTGGTTGCATACTTAAGGCCGAAATTAGTATCGTCATAATAGCTGATGTGCGCCTTGCCCGCTGTGTCCACTGCAATGGAGGTATACCCGCCTACGTTCCCGCTACTATCAAGAGTTTTTATTTTCCATGAACCGGAAATATTGGTTGCATACTTGAGATCGTCATTCGTATCATCATAATAGCTTATATGAACCTTGTTTGATGTGTCTACTGCAATGGAAGTATGTCCGCCTACAGTTCCACTGCCGTCCACAGTCCTGGTTACCCACGAACCGGAAGTATTCGTGGCATACTTGAGGTCACCACGAGTATAATCATAATAGCTGATGTGCGCCTTGCCTGATGTGTCTAGTGTTAAGGAGGAAAACTGTCCGACATCACCATCGCTGTCAATAGTCTTGGTTGTCCATAAACCAGCGGCACCCGTGGCATATTTGAGGACATCTTTTGTGTTATCATAATAACTTATATGTACCCTGCCTGATCTGTCCACTGCGATCGAGGTATATTCCCCTACATTTCCATCGCTGTCAATGGTCTTGGTTACCCACGAACCTGAGGCGTTGGTGGCATACTTGAGGTCTTCATTGGTGCAATCATAATAGCTTATGTGCGTTTTACCAGATGCATCCACTTTTATGGAGGAAAACTCTCCTGCATTTCCTCCGCTATCAACAATCTCGGTTGCCCATGAACCAGAGGCATTGGTGGCGTATCTGAGATCACCGTTCGTACTATCATAGTAGCTGATGTGCACCTTGTTTGATATGTCCACTGCTATGGAAGTAAATTCGCCTACATTTCCTTGACTGTACAAGCTTGTGACTACCCATGAACCGGAGGCATTGGTAGCGTACTTGAGGTCGCTTTTTGTGCTGTCATAATAGCTGATGTGTACCTTGTTTAAGGTATCTGTTGCTATGGAGGTATATGCCACAACATTACCGCCACTGTCGATAGTTTCAGCTCTCCATAAGCCAGGAATATTAGTGGCATATTTGATACTACCATTGACGCTATCATAATAACTTATATGCACGTTACGAGATGTATCCACTGCTATGGAGGTATAACTACCAACATTTACATCCTTAGCCACAGTATCTATTCTCCATGTGCCCGTGGCATTGGTGGCGTGCCTGATGCTACCGGTAGTAATATCATAATAGCTGATGTGTACCTTACCCGCTGTGTCAGCTGCTATGGAGGTATATCCACCTACATTCCCGCTGTTATCTACAATAACCAATGTCCATGTGCCAGAGGCATTGGTGGCGTATTTGAGGTTTTTCCTGGTAGTATCATAATAGCTGATGTGTGCCTTGCCAGATGCGTCCACTGCTATGGAGGAGTATTCACCTACCCATTCGCCTTTGTCCACAGTAGTGGCTAACCATGATCCGGAGGCATTGGTGGCATATTTGAGGTTTTTCCGGGTAAGATCATAATAACTGATATGCACCTTGCCCGCTGTGTCCACTGCTACGGAGGTATATGTCCCCACATCCTCGTTATTATCTGCCGTGGCTGTTACCCATGTGCCAGAGCTATTCGTGGCATATTTGAGATCGCCGTTGAAATCGTCATAATAACTGATATGTACTTTATTTGAAGAATCAAGCGCTATGGAGGTATATCCGCCTGTTTTCCCGCTGTTATCCACAATAACGGTTATCCATAAGCCTGATGCATTGGTGGCATATTTGAGGTTTTTATTCGTAAGATCGTAATAGCTGATGTGTACCTTGCCCGATTTATCCAGCGCTATTGAGGCATATCCGCCTACTCCAGAGGAAGGATCCACCGTCACGATATGCCATCTGCTGCCATCATGACGTGCATAGTAAAGGTGGTCGCCTCCAAAGACAATATGAGGATGGCCATGAGTGTCGATGGCCATTGCCCTCGAATAACCCTGTTGGGAATATTTTTCTTTTATAACGGTTTCTATCGGCCACGTTACCGCAAATGATGTATTTGTCATAAAAAGAAAGTTGGTAAAAATGAGAAATACGGGCAATAACGATCTTTTGTTCATAATTATTCCCATCATTTGCGGCCTCCTGTGAGTATTTTTTGGATTTCAATATAAGCTCCTTCCGCCATTTTAGCACATGGTGAATACTCAGGCAAGTTGAATAGGTCGTGCGGATACAAAAACTGTGCATTTATGAAACAGATGATCGTATTTTCATGATTGCATTTTTGTCTGGACTTATTTTTATGATCGGCCACAAGGTATGCAGGAAGTCATACGTCCGGCTAGCGTAAGAACCGTAAACGCCGTATGAACACAAGTCTCGAAAGTTGCATCATCATCATCATCACCACCACCACCACCACCACCACCACCACCGCCAGCAGTTCAACCTGTTCATGAGCGCATTCAGTACACAGAATCGATCTTCTTCTGTACCTCATCTGCCCATACCAACCTGCACCACCGATGTCGCTCCTGCTATCAGCCCAATCACTTCCATGTGCACGGCGCCTACAACCTGATACCGTGTGTTTTCCACGCGCCCCTGTCTTACTGTCTCCTGGGCTCGTTTCCTGAATAATAATTTCTCTATGAACGTCGGTGCCGGTAACAGCCCTGCATGAATAGCTAATCCCTTCCCATTCATCTTCGTCCTGATTTTCGGTTGTCTTCTCTCCGCTTTTTGTGCTATATTCTTCATGAAGAAGGTACGTTTTCCATTTATATTCTTATTCATACCGATTGAACTGGTTAAAACCATCTGATCTCGTGGACGCTCATTTTACAATAAGAAAACAATGATTTTAAAAAAATTTGTCTTGTGCTATGAGAAAATCAAAAGATTCGCCAAAGTCGATCTCTGGGACGATAGACGAGAGTCCTCTGCCGCCCTGTGGTTTTTGCGTCGGGTAGTAAAGTTTTGTGCCCTTACCGGAAGCGAATTTACTGAAGGCCGTTGCTTGCTAAAGGCATCGGCGCTGACCTTTATTTCATTGATGTCGCTCATACCCCTCCTGGCTTTTATTTTATCCGTTGCAAAAGGACTTGGTGCGGAAAAAGCGCTGGAGCAAAAAATCGACACCTATATCTTTAATCTCCCCGGGGGGGAGGTGGTTTCTTCTTTTATCAATTTCAAGCGCGGGTTTTTTTACCAGATTGACAGTCTTGATTTTTCAAAACCTACTGCCCGGGAAGAGATTCTTGGCGCTCTTGAGACCTTCGACGGGTTCATTTTTCCTACCGGGGAAAAGATACTTTCTGCGATGCCAGACACCCCAGGAGATACCACGGACAACACGCAGGATATATCGTATGAGCGCCTGTCAGAAGAAGAGACAAAAACAGCTTTACACAAATACAAAAGGGAACTTGCTCATATTATTGTATCCGTGGACTTGACCGGTAAGGATGCGAAAAGTGAACTAAAAGAACGCATTGAAGACTCTGTGCTGTCCATACCTTCAAACATCAGCTTAAATGCCTTCCTGTACAAAAAACAGATTATGCACTTTGTCGACCGGACAAGCTTTGGATACCTTGGCGCAATCGGGTTAATATTTCTTCTCTTTTCTGTTATTAATATGATTGGCAATATTGAGACCTCCTTTAATGATGTTTGGAAGATTAAAAAATCCCGTTCGGTCTTGAGAAGGTTTACTGACTATACCAGCATGATGTTTATCCTTCCCATCCTTCTTCTGGCGTCGACAACAATTACGGCGGTTTTAACGAATGAAAAGCTCGTCGCGCTCTTAGATAAAATAGGGATTGGCAACATTTATTTGAGCACGTTGGGATCATTTTTGCCGATTCTTGTGCTGTGGATAGCATTTATTTCTGTTTATATTTTTCTGCCAAACACCAGGGTCAGGGCCATTCCAGGGATAGCCGGTGGTGTGATAAGTGGAACGCTCTTTTATGTACTCCAGGTATTTTATTTTAAAAGCCAGATTGGACTTGCACGGAACAACCTGATTTATGGCGCATTTGCGGCTATTCCCTTTTTCCTGTTGTGGTTACAAATGAGCTGGAATGTTGTTCTTTTGGGAGCGGTGATCTCATATGTTATCCAAAACATCAGGTTTATTAAGCTGAAAAGTCAACCCATGGGGATAAACTATGCATCAAGGGAACTTTTGGGACTATTTATCATGGAGCGGATATCCACACGGTTCTTGGAAGGAAGAGGCGAGCGATGGTCAAGGGAGGGTTTATCAAAGGCGCTGAACATTCCCGCTGAAACGGTTCAGGAGATTGTAGCCGAACTTTCAAAGGCATCTCTGATTGCTGAAATCCCCGCAGAAAAATATCTGTACTACCTGCCCGCCCGTGATTTGGATGCAATCCACGTAACGGAAGTAGTATTTGCCATGAGAAATATTGGTGAAAAGTACACCCCTGTTGCTCTGTCACTGCAGGATCAAAAAATGGTAAAACTCCTTGACGATCTCCAGGATGCTATCCGGGATCATATGAGATTTACCATAAAAGATATTATTCAGGATACAAGGGCACAGAGTAAGGTCGCTTGCAACAGGTAAATCACGTGCAGGTTGTATAAAAACCAGTATAAGAGCCTGCTAACCGGCTGTATTCCTCAGAAAAATGAATCATCATTTATTGGCGGTAGTTTTCAGGCAGGGACGGGCTAATTATGAAAGAACAAACGGTTATTTGGTGATGAACGAAGCAGCTTCCATTTGTTCGCAATGCTACGTCAAATATAAGTAGTGTTTGAACGGAAACCCCCCAGAGCCCTGTAAAGTAAGGAGAAGCTGGTGAAAAATGTTCATGAAAGTCATTGAATTTTTTCGGGTAAAAGGGTAAAATATGGCGAAAATGAAGGGATTCTGGGTATAAAGAGTCCAAATATTCGGTTCATTAACCCACTAGCCAAAGGACATTCGATAGAAGATGAGAAAGAGATTTGAGCAGCAATTGAAGCTTGGCATCATACCCATTTCAGGGGTAAAACTGCCAATAAAGAGTCGAGATGAGCTACCACCGATACTGAGGGCGTTGCAACATATCTATGTTACACCGGAGTTGAACGAGGAGGTATTCCGGATATTAGAGGCGAAGGTAACGAAGGGGAAGAAAAAGACGGGAAGATATGGGATGGATTTATGGCATATTTTGGTGTTGTCGGTGGTAAGATTAGGGTTAGATGCCGATTATGACAGGTTGGAGGATTTTGCCAACCATCACAAACTTATCAGGCAGATAATGGGGGTTGAGACGGCATTTGGAGAGGCGAAGGTTTTTTCGATGCAGAGCATCAAGGACAATATAAGATTGTTGGATGAGGAGACCCTCAGGCAGATAAATGAAGTGGTGATATCATCGGGGCATCAGTTGGTTAAAAAAAAGGACGAAGGACTGTGTATTAAGGTGGATACGTATGTGTTAGAGACGAATGTACACTTTCCGACCGATATGAATTTATTGTGGGATGCGGGACGCAAGAGTCTGGACATGATAGAGGATGCAATAGAGGAAGGCATCCTGGCGGGGAAAGGATGGCGCAAGAGCAAATATTGGAGGAGAGAGTTAAAAAAGCTGATGAGGATAAGCGCAAAGGCGTCAAGCAGCGGGGGGAAAAACAAGGAAGAGCATGTGAGGAGTTACTTGGAATTATCGAGGGGTTTGAGTGAAAAGATAGGAGCGAGTCTGTTAGCCATCTACGAAAAGGTGCTAACGACGAACCAGGTAGACAAGCATGCAGGGAAAATAGGGACACTGGAGTATTTTCACGGGATGTTGAATAAACAGATAGACCTGGTGGAGAGAAGGGTGATCCGGGATGAGGTAATACCGGCGGCAGAAAAGGTTCATTCGTTGTTTGAGCCGCATACGGAGTGGCTGTACAAAGGCAAGTCAAACAAAAGGGTAGAGTTGGGACATAATATTCTGGTAGCAAGCGATCAGTGGGGTTTCATCGTGGACCATGTGGTAGGAGAAAAACAGGCGGATGTATCGTTGGTAATTCCATTGGCAGATAGGTTGTTGAGCCGTTACGGAGAAGGCACAATAAAGAGTATAAGTTTTGATAAAGGTTTTTACAAGAAAGAGAATAAAGAGTTGCTGAGTTTGTATATACCAGAGGTAATCCTTCCCAAGAAGGGCAAGAAGAATAAGGCGGAACAGGAAGAGGAATCGGGTAAGACATTTAAGAAGCTAAGGCACAAGCACTCGGCGGTAGAATCGGATATCAATCGTTTGGAGCATCACGGCTTGGATAGGTGTCCGGACAAAGGGCTGCATGCCTTTAAAAGATATTGTGCAATGGGCGTGTTAGCTGCGAATTTGCACAAGCTGGGAAACGTGCTGCAGGAGAAGGCACGGAAGCAGTGCGAAAAGTTGCGAAAAGCCGCCTAAGCAAGCAAAAAACACGAAGAAAAACAGTCTGCCGGGAGGCAGGTACGCCCAGACAAGGCTAAAATAAAGGGGAAAACAAGGGAAATATGTAAAAGAACAGTATTTTTGCCAAAAACCCTAATCTCAAATCTTAAAATTATCTATTGGTAAATAGAAAATCGACCTCGCACTTTTACAAAAAGTGCGTTTTCGTTCAGACACTAAGTACTAATAGTCATACGTAAAAAAGAAAAAGAAGAAACTGCCTTTTCAAAATGGTTTTTGTTTACCCTTCTCTCTCTTGCCTTGCTATTCCCCCTCTTTTTGACATTGAAAAATAGTATCAGTTTAGTTTCATAAAATCCTGGCAAAACAATTTTTCACAAGCTTTTGCTGGTTCAATTGTTCTCGATTGAACCAGCCGTGGGAGGATTACTCCTGCCGTCTATTCGATCGGCAAATGCACGTTGAACCATGCCTTTTTCTATCGTATCACGGACTGAATCGAACAGTTTCAATGCGAACTTATTCTTGACAAGATGATCCGCTTTATAATATCTTAACATGATACATCTTTATGACATCGGCTATAAGGAAAGGCGGAGAGATATGGCACAGGAAAAGAAAGTCAATGGAGTAGACGTTGAGCAGTTATTTAGTACCATTGAGGGCATTAAAAAAAAACCAGAAATTGCGAAGTTTAAATTCCGGGCAACGAATAAGTGGGTCGACGGCACACACAATCGTGCAACGATTAAAGATTTTTATGGCGCTGGCAAGGAGGATAATTCACGTGAGCCTCTCGTATTTGAGTTAGATGAACCTCCTGTTCTTTTGGGAAAGAATGAGGGGGCCAATCCTGTTGAATATCTTCTCGTTGCCTTATCGGGTTGTTTGACGACAAGTCTGATTGCTCATGCATCTGCCAAAGGCATCAAAGTAAGGGCGGTTGAATCCAGGCTGGAGGGAGATTTAGATCTTCGCGGTTTTCTGGGAATATCGGAAGACGTTAAAGTCGGTTTCGAGAAGATCCGCGTATACTTCAAAATCGACGCGGATATATCCGCGCAACAGAAGGAGGATCTCATCCGTATGGCTCAGAAATACTCACCGGTATATAACTCTATCGCCAATCCTGTTCCTGTCATTGTTCAACATGAAGAGTAAGGTCTATTTTATCAAAGTCGAAAATGGCGAAGGTGTTGCTTCCGTTGCGCAAAAGGCGCGGCATCTCTTCGATGTCGCTGGTTTTGCATCTGCGATTCAAAAAAATAATATGGTGGCAGTAAAAACCAGCTTTGGCGAAAAAGGGAATATTGGACATCTCAAGCCACCGATCATAAAGGCCGTTGTTGACAAAGTAAAGGCGTGTCATGGCAAACCCTTTTTGATAGAGACAAACACCCTGTATGTAGGCCGTCGCACGAATGCTGTTGATCACATCTCACATGCCCACGAGCACGGTTTCAGCTATGAAAACACCGGCGCCCCCATTATTATCGGAGACGGGCTCTTTGGTGAGCATGGTGTGCAGGTGGAGATTAACCAGAAACTGTGCAAATATGCGTATGTCGCTGGCGTGGCCCAGGCGGCAAATGTCATCGTCTCAATTGCACATGTGACGGGACATTTAGCCACCGGTATGGGCGCCACCCTGAAGAATATCGGCATGGGGCTCTCCGCGCGGGGCGGAAAACTTGCCCAGCACTCAGGCGTAATCCCTCAAATTCTCAAGAAGCGTTGCAATACCTGTGGCGCGTGCGGTAAATGGTGTCCGGTGGGGGCAATTCATATGGATGAGCAATATGCCGTCATAGATTCAAAACTATGCATTGGGTGCGGTGAATGTCTGGCTGTCTGCCAGTTCGGTGCGGTGAAAATTGCCTGGGATGAAAATACGGTCAACCTCCAAAAAAAGGTCGCAGAATACTGCCTGGCCATTTTAAAAGGAAAGACCGGTAAGGCTGTCTTTTTCAATTTCCTCACCCACATTACCAAACATTGTGATTGCATGGACAAACCATTTGAGCCTGATATTGCCGATATTGGCATCATTGCGTCCACGGATCCCGTTGCCATTGAAAAGGCAACAGCGGACATAATCAGGGATCAGATCGGATCGGACTTCTTTAAAGACGCCTGGCCTCAAATTGATTATACCATTCAAATTGCCTACGCACAGGAGATTGGCCTGGGCAGCATGGATTACGAATTGATACCGTGCGGACAGGATGCCGGTGTTGTCGTGTAGATGAGATATCCTATGGCAAAATCACAGGGAATATTGTCATCTGAAAAATATTTCATTACCCAGCGATGTCAAGAAGGGGAAGGAGTTCTGTTGGTCTTTTGATCAGGAGCCGTGCACCATTTTCCAGCAGCTCTTTTCCCGAACGGAAACCCCAGAGCGCCCCGACGGGAAACATGCCTGCCGCAACGGCGGTCTTCATGTCGATGGACGTGTCGCCAAGGTAGAGAAACTGTGATGGCGGGATGTTGAGGAACCGGGAAATTTCCATGGCGCCTGAGGGGTCCGGTTTGAGCGGTACGGTGTCGCACTGCCCCAGCACCAGGTCGAAGGTCTGCTGAGGGAAATATTCACTGACGCACCGCTTGGTAAAATCGTCCGGCTTGTTTGATAAAACAGCCATTTTCATGCCGTGCGCTGCCAATACATCAAGCATTTCTGTTACCCCATCGTAAGGCCGTGTCTTTATCTTCCACCCCCGTTCATATTCCTCCCGGAATGCCCGGACACAATCGAGGACAGTAACATCATCCCGCCTGTCTTCAGGGAGTGCGCGTCTCATCAGCACAACTGCGCCATCGCCTACCATATAGCGATAGTCGCCCGTATCGTGCGTGGGAAAGCCGTGTCTCTCCAAAACGCGATTTGCAGCGTTGCTCAAATCTTCCAAAGTATCAAGAAGCGTTCCATCAAGGTCAAAGATTATCGCTTTGAATAGCATTGCGTCTACCGCCATAAATGATCCTGATT from Candidatus Brocadia sp. includes these protein-coding regions:
- a CDS encoding carboxypeptidase regulatory-like domain-containing protein codes for the protein MMGIIMNKRSLLPVFLIFTNFLFMTNTSFAVTWPIETVIKEKYSQQGYSRAMAIDTHGHPHIVFGGDHLYYARHDGSRWHIVTVDPSSGVGGYASIALDKSGKVHISYYDLTNKNLKYATNASGLWITVIVDNSGKTGGYTSIALDSSNKVHISYYDDFNGDLKYATNSSGTWVTATADNNEDVGTYTSVAVDTAGKVHISYYDLTRKNLKYATNASGSWLATTVDKGEWVGEYSSIAVDASGKAHISYYDTTRKNLKYATNASGTWTLVIVDNSGNVGGYTSIAADTAGKVHISYYDITTGSIRHATNATGTWRIDTVAKDVNVGSYTSIAVDTSRNVHISYYDSVNGSIKYATNIPGLWRAETIDSGGNVVAYTSIATDTLNKVHISYYDSTKSDLKYATNASGSWVVTSLYSQGNVGEFTSIAVDISNKVHISYYDSTNGDLRYATNASGSWATEIVDSGGNAGEFSSIKVDASGKTHISYYDCTNEDLKYATNASGSWVTKTIDSDGNVGEYTSIAVDRSGRVHISYYDNTKDVLKYATGAAGLWTTKTIDSDGDVGQFSSLTLDTSGKAHISYYDYTRGDLKYATNTSGSWVTRTVDGSGTVGGHTSIAVDTSNKVHISYYDDTNDDLKYATNISGSWKIKTLDSSGNVGGYTSIAVDTAGKAHISYYDDTNFGLKYATNAD
- a CDS encoding YihY/virulence factor BrkB family protein — its product is MILKKFVLCYEKIKRFAKVDLWDDRRESSAALWFLRRVVKFCALTGSEFTEGRCLLKASALTFISLMSLIPLLAFILSVAKGLGAEKALEQKIDTYIFNLPGGEVVSSFINFKRGFFYQIDSLDFSKPTAREEILGALETFDGFIFPTGEKILSAMPDTPGDTTDNTQDISYERLSEEETKTALHKYKRELAHIIVSVDLTGKDAKSELKERIEDSVLSIPSNISLNAFLYKKQIMHFVDRTSFGYLGAIGLIFLLFSVINMIGNIETSFNDVWKIKKSRSVLRRFTDYTSMMFILPILLLASTTITAVLTNEKLVALLDKIGIGNIYLSTLGSFLPILVLWIAFISVYIFLPNTRVRAIPGIAGGVISGTLFYVLQVFYFKSQIGLARNNLIYGAFAAIPFFLLWLQMSWNVVLLGAVISYVIQNIRFIKLKSQPMGINYASRELLGLFIMERISTRFLEGRGERWSREGLSKALNIPAETVQEIVAELSKASLIAEIPAEKYLYYLPARDLDAIHVTEVVFAMRNIGEKYTPVALSLQDQKMVKLLDDLQDAIRDHMRFTIKDIIQDTRAQSKVACNR
- a CDS encoding ISNCY family transposase, giving the protein MRKRFEQQLKLGIIPISGVKLPIKSRDELPPILRALQHIYVTPELNEEVFRILEAKVTKGKKKTGRYGMDLWHILVLSVVRLGLDADYDRLEDFANHHKLIRQIMGVETAFGEAKVFSMQSIKDNIRLLDEETLRQINEVVISSGHQLVKKKDEGLCIKVDTYVLETNVHFPTDMNLLWDAGRKSLDMIEDAIEEGILAGKGWRKSKYWRRELKKLMRISAKASSSGGKNKEEHVRSYLELSRGLSEKIGASLLAIYEKVLTTNQVDKHAGKIGTLEYFHGMLNKQIDLVERRVIRDEVIPAAEKVHSLFEPHTEWLYKGKSNKRVELGHNILVASDQWGFIVDHVVGEKQADVSLVIPLADRLLSRYGEGTIKSISFDKGFYKKENKELLSLYIPEVILPKKGKKNKAEQEEESGKTFKKLRHKHSAVESDINRLEHHGLDRCPDKGLHAFKRYCAMGVLAANLHKLGNVLQEKARKQCEKLRKAA
- a CDS encoding OsmC family protein; this translates as MAQEKKVNGVDVEQLFSTIEGIKKKPEIAKFKFRATNKWVDGTHNRATIKDFYGAGKEDNSREPLVFELDEPPVLLGKNEGANPVEYLLVALSGCLTTSLIAHASAKGIKVRAVESRLEGDLDLRGFLGISEDVKVGFEKIRVYFKIDADISAQQKEDLIRMAQKYSPVYNSIANPVPVIVQHEE
- a CDS encoding DUF362 domain-containing protein; the protein is MKSKVYFIKVENGEGVASVAQKARHLFDVAGFASAIQKNNMVAVKTSFGEKGNIGHLKPPIIKAVVDKVKACHGKPFLIETNTLYVGRRTNAVDHISHAHEHGFSYENTGAPIIIGDGLFGEHGVQVEINQKLCKYAYVAGVAQAANVIVSIAHVTGHLATGMGATLKNIGMGLSARGGKLAQHSGVIPQILKKRCNTCGACGKWCPVGAIHMDEQYAVIDSKLCIGCGECLAVCQFGAVKIAWDENTVNLQKKVAEYCLAILKGKTGKAVFFNFLTHITKHCDCMDKPFEPDIADIGIIASTDPVAIEKATADIIRDQIGSDFFKDAWPQIDYTIQIAYAQEIGLGSMDYELIPCGQDAGVVV
- a CDS encoding HAD family hydrolase: MAVDAMLFKAIIFDLDGTLLDTLEDLSNAANRVLERHGFPTHDTGDYRYMVGDGAVVLMRRALPEDRRDDVTVLDCVRAFREEYERGWKIKTRPYDGVTEMLDVLAAHGMKMAVLSNKPDDFTKRCVSEYFPQQTFDLVLGQCDTVPLKPDPSGAMEISRFLNIPPSQFLYLGDTSIDMKTAVAAGMFPVGALWGFRSGKELLENGARLLIKRPTELLPLLDIAG